The proteins below are encoded in one region of Helianthus annuus cultivar XRQ/B chromosome 2, HanXRQr2.0-SUNRISE, whole genome shotgun sequence:
- the LOC110927326 gene encoding RPM1-interacting protein 4 isoform X1 — protein sequence MAAQVKNAESNNSESETPKNTDASTPKNQTHATREADSSKSFDSPKRVSSTLHQAKGGPRSNTASPMWERKVSSEGSNGAPSSTPGRSRLRQVTLGDESPDDSTAVPVFGDWDDNDPASAEGYSTIFDKVREEKHGGGGKSPRITSDNSNFYGHRPEAKKHALKQTNYDSGFTNVCAFFLRDVAAFHGAESDFWVAVLVKLYGLYFMYKYGVCKLHYFLLIYFISVPLFPQDICSLYCLSPK from the exons ATGGCA GCGCAAGTAAAGAATGCCGAATCCAACAACTCAGAATCTGAGACACCAAAGAACACAGATGCATCAACACCAAAAAACCAAACTCATGCTACCCGAGAAGCTGACTCAAGTAAATCATTTGATTCACCTAAAAGGGTCTCCTCCACATTGCACCAGGCAAAAGGCGGCCCCAGGAGTAACACAGCTTCTCCAATGTGGGAACGAAAGGTTTCATCAGAAGGTAGCAATGGTGCACCCTCTTCCACTCCTGGAAGATCACGGTTGAGACAAGTTACTCTTGGTGATGAAAGT CCTGATGACAGCACAGCTGTCCCGGTATTTGGTGACTGGGATGACAATGATCCCGCTTCAGCTGAAGGCTACTCTACCATATTCGACAAAGTAAGAGAGGAGAAGCATGGTGGTGGTGGGAAGTCACCGAGGATAACGAGCGATAATTCTAATTTCTATGGTCATAGACCTGAGGCAAAAAAG CATGCTTTAAAACAGACCAACTACGACTCAGGATTTACAAATGTTTGTGCGTTCTTTCTCAGGGATGTGGCTGCTTTCCATGGGGCAGAAAGTGATTTCTGGGTGGCTGTTCTAGTGAAGCTGTATGGATTGTACTTCATGTATAAGTATGGTGTATGTAAGCTGCATTATTTCTTGTTAATTTATTTCATATCCGTTCCATTGTTTCCACAGGATATTTGTTCTTTGTATTGCCTATCCCCAAAATGA
- the LOC110927326 gene encoding RPM1-interacting protein 4 isoform X2: MAAQVKNAESNNSESETPKNTDASTPKNQTHATREADSSKSFDSPKRVSSTLHQAKGGPRSNTASPMWERKVSSEGSNGAPSSTPGRSRLRQVTLGDESPDDSTAVPVFGDWDDNDPASAEGYSTIFDKVREEKHGGGGKSPRITSDNSNFYGHRPEAKKGCGCFPWGRK, encoded by the exons ATGGCA GCGCAAGTAAAGAATGCCGAATCCAACAACTCAGAATCTGAGACACCAAAGAACACAGATGCATCAACACCAAAAAACCAAACTCATGCTACCCGAGAAGCTGACTCAAGTAAATCATTTGATTCACCTAAAAGGGTCTCCTCCACATTGCACCAGGCAAAAGGCGGCCCCAGGAGTAACACAGCTTCTCCAATGTGGGAACGAAAGGTTTCATCAGAAGGTAGCAATGGTGCACCCTCTTCCACTCCTGGAAGATCACGGTTGAGACAAGTTACTCTTGGTGATGAAAGT CCTGATGACAGCACAGCTGTCCCGGTATTTGGTGACTGGGATGACAATGATCCCGCTTCAGCTGAAGGCTACTCTACCATATTCGACAAAGTAAGAGAGGAGAAGCATGGTGGTGGTGGGAAGTCACCGAGGATAACGAGCGATAATTCTAATTTCTATGGTCATAGACCTGAGGCAAAAAAG GGATGTGGCTGCTTTCCATGGGGCAGAAAGTGA